In Streptomyces sp. NBC_01707, a genomic segment contains:
- a CDS encoding lactococcin 972 family bacteriocin, with amino-acid sequence MKITGRSVAFTIAGAALAVGGLVAPATADSSQLSASAIASTPGATVTVHHRGDGTQPPAELGNPSEWGVVTIKMDAAAGSVSPLSEACVSASGGNWCYGWYTTEVSTGVFNKYCYSNYYHYTKSHASTVKIAGGTRKDTAPANATSNAHLTAGLAYTCSTYYSID; translated from the coding sequence ATGAAGATCACCGGTAGATCCGTCGCTTTCACCATCGCTGGCGCAGCTCTGGCTGTTGGCGGCCTCGTGGCGCCGGCCACCGCGGACAGTTCTCAGCTCAGCGCGTCTGCGATCGCGAGCACCCCCGGAGCTACCGTCACCGTCCACCATCGTGGGGACGGCACCCAGCCGCCCGCAGAGCTGGGTAACCCCTCTGAGTGGGGTGTGGTGACGATCAAGATGGACGCTGCGGCGGGCTCCGTTAGCCCGCTGTCTGAGGCCTGCGTCAGTGCCAGTGGCGGCAACTGGTGTTACGGCTGGTACACCACGGAAGTCAGCACCGGGGTATTCAATAAGTACTGCTACTCGAACTACTACCATTACACGAAGAGCCACGCGTCCACGGTGAAGATCGCTGGCGGCACGAGGAAAGATACCGCTCCAGCCAACGCCACCTCTAACGCCCACCTCACTGCGGGTCTCGCCTACACCTGCTCTACGTACTACAGCATCGATTAG